The following coding sequences are from one Triticum dicoccoides isolate Atlit2015 ecotype Zavitan chromosome 4A, WEW_v2.0, whole genome shotgun sequence window:
- the LOC119289295 gene encoding histidine-containing phosphotransfer protein 2-like: MAAAALRAQLNALADSMFTTGIVDEAFQHLRSVEQEGFLAEVVNLFIHDADNILNEVAHLLNQPVVNFSRVGALVHQLKGCSGR, translated from the exons ATGGCGGCCGCCGCGCTCAGGGCTCAGCTCAACGCCCTCGCCGACTCCATGTTCACCACG GGTATTGTGGACGAGGCTTTCCAACACCTGCGGTCGGTGGAGCAGGAGGGCTTCCTCGCCGAGGTCGTCAACCTCTTCATCCACGACGCCGACAACATCCTCAACGAAGTCGCCCACCTGCT GAACCAGCCCGTGGTGAACTTCAGCAGGGTGGGCGCACTGGTGCATCAGCTAAAGGGGTGCAGCGGCAGGTGA